GTGCGGGGCGCGTTCGAATATCTTTTCGCCCTCCTGCTGGGCCACGCAGCCCAAGACGCCGAACTTCTTGCCCTGCGCCGCGAGCTTGCGGAAGTCAGCCAGGCGGTGGAAGACCTTCTGCTCGGCTTTGTCGCGGATGGAGCAGGTGTTGTAGAGCACCAGGCCGGCTTCCTCTTCCGTGAGCACCCGACGGTAGCCTTGGGCCACCAGCGTGCCGATGACCTTCTCGGAGTCGTGCACGTTCATCTGGCAGCCGAAGGTCTCGAGATAAAACGTTTTGGGGGCGATTTCCGGCATGGGAAAGCCCGAGTATACCGTAGCGGCGCAGGCTAGCGCGGAGAGCCGAAGTGAAAGGGCAACTTCCGCAGGGCGGCGATTTTCCGGATCTCGAAGTCGGCGCGCTCGGCTTCGCTCTCCGGCTCCTGCCCGGAGAACTCCCCGTGGCGCAGGCGCACGCTGGGCATCCCCAGCCCCTTCCCTGCCCGGATCTCGCTGGCTGGGCGGTCGCCCACCACCAGCACCTGGGCTGGGTCAGACTCCACGGCGCGCAGGATGGAGCGGAACACGTCCTCTTTGGTGAGGACCTGGGCGCAATCAGCGTAGAAAACATTTTCGACAGCGGGCTCGCGATCCAGGCCCAAGGCGGCCAGCTTGGCGCGTTGGGTCTGGGGGTCGCCAAAGCTGACGATGAAGTTGAGCACGCCGCGCCGCTTGAGGTAGCGCAGCAGCTCGAGGGCGCCGGGAAACAGATGCAAGCGTCCAACCGGGGTGGAGAAATAAGCAGCCTGCGCGGTTTCGCGCTGAGCGTCGGTGAGGGGCACACCCAGGCCGCGGCCGACCTCCAAATCCACGAATTCCAGGCGCGGGCGGTCCGTGGGCGGTCTGCAGGAGTTTTTCTGAGAGAGCGCTTGCGGGTCCTGGGGCTGGCCGGGCGCCTAGCCGAACGACTCGACGGCCTGAGCCTGGTCATCGAAGACCTCGAACAGGTTGATCAAGCCG
This Terriglobales bacterium DNA region includes the following protein-coding sequences:
- a CDS encoding HAD family hydrolase, translating into MDLEVGRGLGVPLTDAQRETAQAAYFSTPVGRLHLFPGALELLRYLKRRGVLNFIVSFGDPQTQRAKLAALGLDREPAVENVFYADCAQVLTKEDVFRSILRAVESDPAQVLVVGDRPASEIRAGKGLGMPSVRLRHGEFSGQEPESEAERADFEIRKIAALRKLPFHFGSPR